A region from the Patescibacteria group bacterium genome encodes:
- the dprA gene encoding DNA-processing protein DprA, protein MQKDLPFWLAFNFFSGIGPQRFKLLLKYFGKAQKAYEANEETLLKTGLGANLVSQFLIFRQKFNPQGFYEEVKKKGITILTLKDKNYPDSLRQISDCPPVLYIKGQIKIEDELAVAIVGTRKISAYGREVTEILTRDLVASGLTIVSGLARGVDSLAHKIALEAAGRTIAVLGCGVDLVYPPENKALYEQIILHGAVVSEVAPGQYVAKGIFPARNRIIAGLSLGVVVTEGAEDSGALITARDAANQGREVFAVPGPITSYLSAASSILIKEGAKLVYHVSDILEELDIKSKIKSQKAKKIIPENPEEEKILQILENERLHIDSLVRISGMEAGRIASLLTLMEIKGKVKNLGGMVYTINK, encoded by the coding sequence ATGCAAAAAGACCTGCCTTTTTGGTTGGCGTTTAATTTTTTCTCCGGCATCGGCCCGCAAAGATTCAAACTTCTTTTAAAATATTTCGGCAAAGCGCAAAAAGCCTATGAAGCTAACGAAGAGACACTTTTAAAAACCGGCCTTGGGGCCAACCTCGTTTCTCAATTTTTAATCTTCCGGCAAAAATTTAACCCCCAAGGTTTTTACGAAGAAGTGAAGAAAAAAGGCATCACGATTTTAACCCTAAAAGACAAAAATTACCCGGATTCATTGCGGCAGATTAGCGATTGTCCGCCGGTACTATATATAAAGGGGCAAATCAAAATCGAAGACGAGCTGGCCGTGGCCATTGTCGGCACCAGAAAAATCTCTGCTTACGGCCGGGAAGTGACCGAAATTTTGACCCGCGATCTCGTCGCCTCGGGCCTGACCATCGTTTCCGGCTTGGCCAGAGGGGTTGATTCTTTAGCTCATAAAATCGCTCTTGAGGCCGCCGGCCGGACGATTGCCGTCTTAGGCTGCGGAGTCGATTTGGTCTATCCACCGGAGAATAAAGCCCTTTATGAACAAATAATTTTGCATGGTGCGGTTGTTTCCGAAGTGGCGCCCGGACAATACGTGGCCAAAGGTATTTTTCCTGCCCGCAACCGGATTATCGCCGGTCTTTCCTTAGGCGTGGTCGTTACTGAAGGCGCCGAGGACTCCGGAGCCTTAATTACCGCCCGGGATGCGGCGAACCAGGGTCGTGAGGTTTTTGCCGTGCCCGGGCCGATTACCAGTTATCTTTCGGCAGCCTCCTCGATTCTGATTAAAGAAGGGGCGAAATTGGTTTATCATGTTTCTGATATACTGGAAGAACTTGACATCAAATCAAAAATTAAAAGTCAAAAGGCAAAAAAAATTATCCCGGAAAATCCCGAGGAAGAAAAAATTCTGCAGATTTTGGAAAACGAACGTCTGCATATTGACAGTCTTGTTAGAATATCTGGTATGGAAGCAGGAAGGATTGCCAGCCTTTTGACCTTAATGGAAATTAAAGGCAAGGTCAAAAATCTGGGCGGAATGGTGTACACAATAAACAAATAA
- a CDS encoding DUF2268 domain-containing protein, with protein sequence MNIKPQILHASGRLKPFEHAIKKVSKSSIDSIVKLIPIDNVDIIFYDGGTKGIIQHLGVGGYSATVNLIMISINPEFNKLEESLKENLPRIIAHELYHCIRKYRYRKKQTLFGALINEGLADHFDIEVNKKRPEKWDVALDKKQLRDLSKRAKGQYNDLSYNHEAWFFGSKKEKIPRWAGYTVGFNLIAQYLKRHPNKKPSNLYNQDVEFFL encoded by the coding sequence ATGAACATCAAACCTCAAATACTTCATGCGAGTGGCAGATTAAAACCTTTTGAACATGCAATAAAAAAGGTTTCAAAGTCTTCCATAGATTCTATTGTTAAACTTATCCCGATAGATAATGTCGATATTATTTTTTATGACGGTGGTACAAAGGGAATAATTCAACATTTGGGGGTAGGCGGATATTCCGCAACAGTAAATCTTATAATGATTTCTATAAATCCTGAATTCAATAAACTTGAAGAAAGTCTAAAAGAAAATCTTCCGAGGATAATCGCTCATGAATTGTACCATTGCATTAGAAAATATAGATATAGAAAAAAACAGACACTATTTGGAGCTCTTATAAACGAAGGGCTAGCGGACCATTTTGATATCGAAGTAAATAAAAAAAGACCAGAAAAATGGGATGTAGCACTTGATAAAAAACAATTAAGAGATCTAAGCAAACGTGCCAAAGGGCAGTATAATGATTTGTCTTACAATCATGAGGCTTGGTTTTTTGGATCAAAAAAAGAGAAAATTCCTCGGTGGGCAGGATATACAGTTGGGTTCAACTTAATTGCTCAATATTTAAAACGTCACCCAAATAAAAAACCTTCAAATCTTTATAATCAAGACGTAGAATTTTTTCTATAA
- a CDS encoding GNAT family N-acetyltransferase, producing MDNLFFRIAQHGDEPSAIELFNNLMNDGLNYLTDMYPFNEENLEGYLEENMKHNITIFALINQKIIGWVTLTRRSLKFQKHIGLLLIGVLPEYQNNHVGNKLIFQIEKMAPQIQIEKIEVSIRKTSTKTLRFFLNLGYIVEGEKVKSVKTNYGYESEIVLGKIIRYQ from the coding sequence ATGGATAATCTGTTTTTTAGAATAGCCCAACACGGAGATGAACCATCTGCAATTGAATTGTTCAATAATTTAATGAACGATGGGTTAAACTATTTAACCGATATGTATCCATTTAACGAAGAAAATCTAGAGGGCTATCTTGAAGAAAATATGAAACATAATATTACGATTTTCGCACTGATTAATCAAAAAATTATCGGTTGGGTGACCCTAACAAGAAGATCTTTAAAGTTTCAAAAACACATTGGTTTGTTATTAATAGGAGTATTACCTGAATATCAAAATAATCACGTTGGAAATAAATTAATTTTTCAGATAGAAAAAATGGCTCCTCAAATACAAATAGAAAAAATAGAAGTATCAATTCGCAAAACATCGACTAAAACCTTGAGGTTTTTTCTAAATCTTGGATATATAGTAGAAGGCGAAAAAGTAAAATCTGTTAAAACTAATTATGGATATGAAAGTGAAATTGTATTAGGGAAAATTATTCGTTATCAATAG
- a CDS encoding GNAT family N-acetyltransferase: MLVWGREYRSVVINIVTNIENEFPTRKELVLITPRLFIREFALDDAEALYKIFSDPDVTKYVSWRPYITIGQAKSFILRVIGNQKRTPRTNYGLAVMLKTSKELIGYTSLQVNMANRSAEWGIFLKKEEWGNGLGTEVQSAMLNFGFEDLGLHRIWATCDPGNISSKRTMQKTGMKYEGYIRGNIWMPRNQTYRDSLLFSILNNECKK, encoded by the coding sequence ATGTTAGTATGGGGGAGAGAATATCGTAGTGTGGTAATAAATATAGTGACAAATATTGAAAACGAATTCCCAACAAGAAAAGAGCTGGTATTAATAACCCCACGATTATTTATTCGTGAATTTGCTCTAGACGATGCCGAAGCATTGTATAAGATATTTTCTGATCCAGACGTAACAAAATATGTATCTTGGAGACCATATATTACGATAGGTCAAGCAAAGTCTTTTATATTAAGGGTTATTGGAAATCAAAAGAGAACCCCCAGAACCAATTACGGATTAGCAGTGATGTTAAAAACGTCAAAAGAATTAATAGGATATACAAGCCTTCAAGTGAATATGGCGAATCGATCTGCGGAGTGGGGAATTTTCCTAAAAAAAGAAGAGTGGGGCAATGGACTAGGCACAGAGGTTCAATCGGCGATGTTGAATTTTGGATTTGAAGACCTGGGATTACACAGAATTTGGGCAACATGTGATCCAGGTAATATTTCGTCAAAAAGGACGATGCAAAAAACCGGCATGAAATATGAAGGATACATAAGGGGCAATATATGGATGCCCAGAAATCAGACGTATAGAGACTCTTTGTTATTTTCAATTCTTAATAATGAATGCAAAAAGTAA
- a CDS encoding SagB/ThcOx family dehydrogenase produces the protein MDKNLPHIKYSTTQEFHDKTKTRDFVGNKHKPGEWPREWTEIHYKTYPRFNKIKLAPIIKDLPSLDKCLIKRSSIRDFSNESLSQNVFSSLLFYSFGQRKEKNNRFYPSAGARYPIEVYPVILNINNLNKGIYHYNVISHSLEYLWTGKNFESNIFSCFDQPWIKHAALLLLFTSVFWRSEMKYSLRGYRFVMIDAGHMSQNAYLVSTSLKLGCCAIGGFLDDKINNLLDIDGIEESTIMVLAIGKRQIFERR, from the coding sequence ATGGATAAAAACTTGCCACATATTAAATATTCGACTACGCAAGAATTTCACGATAAGACAAAAACTAGAGATTTTGTCGGTAATAAACATAAGCCAGGCGAATGGCCGAGAGAATGGACGGAAATTCATTATAAAACCTACCCTCGTTTTAATAAAATAAAATTAGCCCCCATTATAAAAGATTTACCCTCTTTAGATAAGTGTCTAATCAAAAGATCTAGTATTCGTGATTTTTCCAATGAGTCTTTGAGCCAAAACGTTTTTTCTTCTTTACTCTTTTATTCATTCGGTCAAAGAAAGGAGAAAAATAATAGATTCTATCCCTCTGCGGGAGCGCGATATCCGATTGAAGTTTATCCAGTAATACTAAATATCAACAATCTGAATAAAGGTATATATCACTATAATGTAATTAGCCATTCTTTAGAATATCTTTGGACGGGGAAGAATTTTGAATCTAATATATTTAGCTGCTTTGATCAGCCATGGATAAAACACGCAGCCTTGCTTTTACTATTTACAAGTGTTTTTTGGCGGTCAGAGATGAAATATAGCCTTAGAGGATATCGATTTGTCATGATTGATGCTGGGCACATGTCTCAAAACGCCTACCTTGTTTCTACGTCATTAAAATTAGGCTGTTGTGCAATAGGTGGTTTTTTGGATGATAAAATCAATAATTTACTTGATATTGACGGAATAGAAGAATCCACCATAATGGTCTTAGCAATTGGTAAAAGGCAAATTTTTGAAAGGAGGTGA
- a CDS encoding YcaO-like family protein yields the protein MDQLLFRDSEKSIDKLLTSFCKIIPQLSFIENIYRVPLYNDEPKFFHFICRVKEVSKKTGDGNPRSRDNSGGTSLFSEKEAYLKCVAEALERYYSSSYFQSNFIKNSFSELGKNKAVDPKDFSAFSKKQLLEKGFEIFNFDNNSVFSWMKGFEISPETITSKFIPAQLIYFNYRPIAGERYIRLNISTGTAGGGSKAAAILRGIYETIERDSFMIHYLKRLHGYKVDLSKINRKSIQKIIDITKRYRLEAHVIDITTDINIPSFATLLIDRTGIGDPVTIGLKSNLDPYKAICNSFEESLHVIGWMREYYEYHHIKTQKINPEEISSAEDRGMYWYDQSKLKYLDFWTKQKPKKLKKYPKFTNYDSGPILKEVLKILEENHLRTYFVNLTPKPIGATGFYVIKVIIPELYPFYVDEAYKYLGVKRLYEVPKLLGYKVEKPINNIPHPFI from the coding sequence ATGGACCAGCTTTTATTCCGCGATTCGGAAAAATCGATTGACAAGTTGCTTACTTCCTTTTGTAAAATTATTCCCCAGTTGAGCTTTATCGAAAATATATATAGAGTTCCCCTGTATAATGATGAGCCTAAATTTTTTCATTTTATATGTAGGGTAAAAGAAGTCTCTAAAAAAACGGGTGACGGAAATCCAAGAAGCCGAGACAATAGCGGCGGAACATCTTTATTTTCTGAAAAGGAAGCATATTTAAAGTGTGTCGCTGAAGCTCTCGAAAGATATTATTCTAGTTCATATTTTCAATCAAATTTTATAAAGAATAGTTTCTCTGAATTAGGAAAAAACAAAGCGGTCGACCCAAAAGATTTTTCGGCTTTTTCAAAAAAACAACTTTTGGAAAAAGGATTCGAGATATTTAATTTTGACAACAATTCTGTTTTTTCATGGATGAAGGGTTTTGAAATAAGCCCAGAGACAATAACCAGTAAATTCATACCGGCGCAATTGATCTATTTTAACTATAGACCGATAGCGGGAGAAAGATATATAAGGTTAAACATAAGCACTGGAACAGCCGGCGGAGGAAGTAAGGCAGCAGCTATTTTAAGAGGAATATATGAAACAATTGAAAGAGATTCATTCATGATCCACTATTTGAAGAGATTACATGGTTATAAAGTAGATTTATCTAAAATAAATAGAAAATCAATCCAAAAGATTATTGATATTACTAAAAGATATAGGCTAGAGGCACATGTTATTGACATAACTACAGATATAAATATTCCTTCATTTGCCACACTGTTGATAGATAGAACTGGTATCGGTGACCCTGTTACTATCGGGCTTAAATCTAATCTTGACCCATACAAAGCCATTTGCAATTCTTTTGAAGAAAGTTTACATGTCATTGGATGGATGAGAGAATATTACGAATATCATCATATAAAAACTCAAAAAATAAATCCAGAAGAAATATCTAGTGCAGAAGATAGAGGGATGTATTGGTATGATCAATCTAAATTGAAGTACCTTGATTTCTGGACAAAACAAAAACCGAAAAAATTAAAAAAATACCCCAAATTTACAAATTACGATTCTGGACCAATCTTAAAAGAAGTCTTAAAAATATTAGAAGAAAATCATTTAAGAACATATTTTGTAAATTTAACCCCAAAGCCTATAGGAGCTACAGGATTTTATGTAATAAAAGTTATTATTCCCGAACTCTACCCATTTTATGTTGACGAGGCATATAAATACTTAGGGGTTAAAAGACTATACGAGGTTCCAAAACTACTTGGTTATAAGGTTGAGAAGCCTATTAATAATATTCCGCACCCTTTTATATAA
- a CDS encoding nucleotidyl transferase AbiEii/AbiGii toxin family protein translates to MGQISILTPEQKTILDGIRTNDFIRENFYFTGGTALSEFYLHHRYSEDIDIFSEKKFDPQIIISFMDSLSEEYHFKYQVETIETVNMFFLDFGKEPFLKIDFNNYSYKRVEKSILQDGIYVDSLLDIAINKLSTIIRRTDIKDFVDLYYLEPQFGLWDLIEGVRIKFHQEIEAYNLSSDFLKVEDFETLPKMIKPLTLDKIKNFFREKAKELGRTAVEP, encoded by the coding sequence ATGGGGCAAATATCAATCCTCACCCCAGAACAAAAAACCATTCTGGATGGGATAAGGACAAACGATTTTATCCGCGAAAATTTCTATTTTACCGGCGGTACGGCTTTATCGGAATTTTATCTTCACCATCGTTATTCAGAAGATATTGATATCTTTTCAGAAAAGAAATTCGACCCGCAAATTATTATTTCCTTTATGGATAGTTTGAGCGAGGAATACCATTTTAAATATCAAGTAGAAACAATAGAAACAGTTAATATGTTTTTTCTTGATTTTGGCAAAGAGCCGTTTTTAAAAATTGACTTTAATAATTATTCTTATAAAAGAGTTGAAAAAAGTATTTTGCAGGACGGAATTTACGTTGATAGCCTTCTGGACATTGCGATTAATAAACTTTCAACCATTATTAGAAGAACAGACATCAAAGATTTTGTTGATCTTTACTATCTTGAACCGCAATTTGGTCTTTGGGATTTGATTGAAGGAGTACGAATAAAATTTCATCAGGAAATTGAGGCTTATAATCTGTCCTCGGATTTTTTGAAGGTTGAGGATTTTGAAACTTTGCCGAAAATGATTAAGCCCTTGACCCTAGATAAAATAAAAAATTTCTTTCGTGAAAAAGCCAAGGAATTGGGTAGGACAGCGGTCGAACCGTGA
- a CDS encoding penicillin-binding transpeptidase domain-containing protein, which yields MRWRYLPFYLLLIFSFWFLIIRLIDLTVVRGGYFRDLSEGNRIQEKFIRAPRGIIYDRHRQVLVRNTPVYKKCDAGNQAGRRNDCQVISREEALAMETKGGTEAGRLITDLKREYPWGGILAHVLGYIGEVTDKELDAESLKSLDYKLGDLKGRTGVEEQHEKTLRGVDGKELIEVDAAGSKLKTLGKIEPVAGEALDLTIDLNLQKVAADALEGKTGAVLVSQPQTGEILALYSSPTFDPNEISQKTLEDLEKPMFDRTISGLYPPGSIFKIITATAGLETGKIDKETLVEDTGVITIGPYKYPNWFWLQYGKTDGLLNIVTALKRSNDIYFYKVGEWVGVEKLAQWAGKMGVGKILGIDLPGEAAGVMPTPEWRKKTRGDEWYLGDTYHLAIGQGDLQVTPLQANFWTNVIANGGKLCRPTLLKNQDCKDLGLKKETIGLIKEGMKEACSTGGTGWPFFEFKVQSSEFGERKISVACKTGTAEYGDPQNKTHAWFTVFAPLPAEKSAKAAPADEPELTITVLVEGGGEGSNVAAPIAKKILEEWFNR from the coding sequence ATGAGATGGCGCTATTTACCTTTCTATCTTCTTTTAATTTTTTCTTTTTGGTTTCTGATCATCCGTTTAATTGATTTAACCGTGGTTCGGGGTGGTTATTTCCGCGATCTTTCCGAGGGTAATCGCATTCAGGAAAAATTTATCAGAGCCCCTCGGGGCATTATTTATGATCGTCACCGCCAGGTTTTGGTCAGAAACACGCCGGTTTATAAAAAATGTGATGCCGGCAATCAAGCGGGAAGAAGAAATGATTGCCAAGTCATCAGCCGCGAAGAGGCTTTGGCGATGGAAACCAAAGGAGGAACGGAGGCGGGGCGTTTAATCACGGACTTAAAAAGAGAATATCCCTGGGGAGGAATTTTAGCTCATGTTTTGGGCTATATCGGCGAGGTTACCGATAAGGAACTTGACGCCGAAAGCTTAAAAAGCTTGGATTATAAACTGGGCGATTTAAAAGGCAGGACCGGTGTTGAGGAGCAACATGAAAAAACCTTGCGCGGTGTTGACGGCAAAGAATTGATTGAAGTTGACGCGGCCGGCTCTAAACTTAAAACTTTAGGTAAGATTGAGCCGGTTGCCGGAGAGGCACTGGATTTGACGATTGATTTAAACCTTCAAAAAGTCGCCGCTGACGCTTTGGAAGGAAAAACGGGCGCCGTTTTGGTTTCCCAACCGCAAACCGGCGAAATTTTAGCCTTATATTCCTCACCGACTTTTGATCCTAACGAAATCAGTCAAAAAACGCTGGAAGATTTGGAAAAACCGATGTTTGATCGGACGATTTCCGGTCTTTATCCGCCCGGTTCAATTTTCAAAATTATCACGGCCACCGCCGGTTTGGAAACCGGAAAAATTGATAAGGAAACTTTGGTTGAGGATACCGGGGTGATTACGATTGGTCCTTATAAATATCCTAATTGGTTTTGGCTGCAGTACGGCAAAACCGATGGTCTTTTAAATATTGTCACGGCTTTAAAAAGATCAAACGACATTTATTTCTATAAAGTCGGGGAGTGGGTGGGAGTGGAAAAGTTGGCTCAATGGGCCGGAAAAATGGGCGTCGGCAAAATTTTAGGTATTGACTTGCCCGGTGAAGCGGCCGGGGTCATGCCGACGCCGGAGTGGCGCAAAAAAACCCGCGGGGACGAGTGGTATTTGGGCGACACCTATCATTTAGCCATTGGTCAGGGAGATTTGCAGGTGACGCCCCTCCAGGCGAATTTTTGGACGAATGTCATTGCCAATGGCGGCAAGCTTTGCCGGCCGACTTTACTGAAAAACCAGGACTGTAAAGATTTGGGCCTTAAAAAAGAAACCATCGGTTTAATTAAGGAGGGGATGAAAGAGGCGTGTTCGACCGGGGGGACGGGTTGGCCGTTTTTTGAGTTTAAAGTTCAGAGTTCGGAGTTCGGAGAGAGAAAAATTTCGGTGGCCTGCAAGACAGGGACGGCGGAATACGGCGATCCGCAGAATAAAACCCACGCCTGGTTTACGGTCTTCGCCCCCTTGCCCGCCGAAAAGTCAGCGAAGGCGGCCCCTGCAGACGAACCCGAATTAACAATAACCGTTTTGGTGGAAGGAGGCGGTGAAGGTTCCAACGTCGCCGCGCCGATTGCCAAAAAGATTTTGGAAGAATGGTTTAACAGGTAG
- the mreD gene encoding rod shape-determining protein MreD has translation MSLIFLFSLIFFFSLLEATVTSLNLVLLVIVLWSALKVAEEGFVVAFFAGLILDILKGQPLGSSSLFFLTVSFLIYVYKNRFRADKVAFLWPVSLITVFLDHWLFKQVLIPWQILVNSVLIIFFLPFFKKIPKINQER, from the coding sequence ATGTCCTTAATCTTTCTTTTTTCTCTTATTTTTTTCTTTTCGTTGTTAGAGGCAACGGTGACTTCTTTGAACCTGGTTTTGCTGGTTATTGTCTTGTGGTCGGCTTTAAAAGTGGCCGAGGAAGGCTTTGTCGTGGCCTTTTTCGCCGGTCTTATTTTGGACATTCTTAAAGGTCAACCTTTGGGTTCTTCCAGTCTTTTTTTCTTAACCGTCAGTTTTTTAATTTATGTTTATAAAAATCGCTTTCGGGCCGATAAAGTCGCTTTTTTATGGCCGGTATCCTTAATCACGGTTTTTCTTGATCACTGGCTTTTTAAGCAAGTTTTAATTCCCTGGCAAATACTGGTAAATTCAGTCTTGATTATTTTCTTTTTGCCGTTTTTTAAAAAAATTCCTAAGATAAACCAAGAAAGATGA
- a CDS encoding rod shape-determining protein MreC, giving the protein MPRKQLLPLFLFFIFITLFVILTENAGLLKPLRVLAEKITLPLRGGIFQTWQGGRQTFQALISWRTNEQKIVKLEKEVKTLQNQTLQMGLLAEENKALRQQLEAPLPASYQFLPAKTLGLVRYLVIDKGEKDKVQVGATVISENILLGKVTAVTPQTSQVLLPIDPDSKIPVRTFKTGARGLVVGEFGTKAVLTKVLQSEILETGDLVVTTGEGGYARDLLLGKIGKISKNEVDPFQKAGVESLLDFAKLENVFLLK; this is encoded by the coding sequence ATGCCGAGGAAACAACTTTTACCGCTTTTTTTATTTTTTATCTTCATCACTCTGTTTGTGATTTTGACGGAGAACGCCGGATTGTTAAAACCTTTAAGGGTTTTAGCCGAAAAAATTACCCTGCCCTTAAGAGGCGGCATTTTCCAAACCTGGCAGGGAGGAAGGCAAACCTTTCAGGCTTTAATTTCCTGGCGAACGAATGAGCAAAAGATTGTTAAGCTTGAAAAAGAAGTGAAGACGTTACAAAACCAAACCTTACAAATGGGGCTTTTGGCAGAGGAAAATAAGGCTCTGCGTCAACAATTGGAGGCGCCGTTGCCGGCCAGTTACCAATTTCTTCCGGCGAAGACGTTGGGCTTGGTTAGATATCTGGTTATTGATAAAGGTGAAAAAGATAAGGTTCAAGTCGGCGCCACCGTTATTTCGGAAAATATTTTACTGGGAAAAGTGACGGCGGTAACGCCGCAAACCAGTCAGGTCCTTTTGCCGATTGATCCTGATTCCAAAATTCCGGTGAGAACTTTCAAAACCGGCGCCAGAGGGCTAGTCGTCGGTGAATTCGGCACCAAAGCCGTTTTGACCAAGGTTTTACAGTCGGAAATTTTAGAAACCGGTGATTTGGTCGTGACGACAGGGGAAGGCGGCTACGCGCGCGATCTTCTCCTGGGTAAAATCGGGAAAATAAGCAAAAACGAAGTTGACCCTTTCCAAAAAGCGGGAGTCGAATCGCTTTTAGACTTTGCCAAACTGGAAAATGTTTTTTTACTAAAATAA
- a CDS encoding rod shape-determining protein, whose translation MFDSIFALFSHDLAIDLGTANILVLVKGKGIVIREPSCVARQKKTKRILAIGFEAKKMMGKTPGTIEAFRPLRDGVIADFDATEAILTSYIKKVHQRADPDQFPRNFMPTVARPRVVIGIPSGVTEVERRAVQEAALAAGARKAYLIEEPMAAAIGAGLPIKDAGGSFICDIGGGTTEMAVISLGGIVVSRCLRTAGDEMDEAIIAFCRLKYSLLIGETTAEEVKMQIGSAYPLAEEKNTVIRGRDLETGLPKSIKIGSAEIREALAPVLNEITEGIAEIIEETPPELVGDLMERGLALAGGGSLLAGMEKLVAQETKMPVWRADDPQTCVVKGCGKVLEDEALLAQVRVTGGLR comes from the coding sequence ATGTTCGATTCCATCTTTGCCTTATTTTCCCATGATTTAGCCATTGATTTGGGGACGGCCAATATCCTCGTTTTGGTTAAAGGCAAGGGGATTGTCATCCGCGAACCTTCGTGTGTGGCCAGACAAAAAAAAACGAAAAGAATCCTAGCCATTGGTTTTGAAGCCAAAAAAATGATGGGAAAAACGCCGGGAACGATCGAAGCTTTCCGGCCTTTGCGCGACGGCGTCATTGCTGATTTTGACGCGACGGAAGCGATTTTAACCTCTTATATTAAGAAAGTCCACCAAAGAGCTGATCCTGACCAATTCCCCAGAAATTTTATGCCGACGGTGGCTCGGCCAAGAGTGGTCATCGGGATTCCTTCCGGGGTGACCGAAGTGGAGCGACGGGCGGTTCAGGAAGCGGCTTTGGCGGCCGGCGCCCGCAAGGCCTATTTAATTGAAGAGCCGATGGCGGCTGCGATCGGGGCCGGTTTACCCATTAAAGATGCCGGCGGGTCTTTTATCTGTGACATCGGCGGGGGAACGACGGAGATGGCGGTCATTTCTTTGGGCGGAATTGTCGTTTCCAGGTGTTTACGAACTGCCGGCGATGAAATGGACGAGGCGATTATTGCTTTTTGCCGTCTTAAATATTCCCTTTTAATCGGCGAGACGACCGCCGAAGAGGTTAAAATGCAAATCGGTTCGGCTTATCCCTTGGCTGAAGAAAAAAACACGGTTATAAGAGGCCGCGACCTGGAAACCGGGTTGCCCAAATCGATTAAAATCGGCAGCGCCGAGATACGCGAAGCTTTGGCGCCGGTTTTGAACGAAATTACGGAAGGGATTGCGGAAATTATCGAAGAGACACCGCCGGAGCTGGTTGGTGATTTAATGGAAAGAGGTTTAGCCTTGGCCGGCGGCGGTTCGCTTTTGGCGGGAATGGAAAAATTGGTCGCTCAAGAGACGAAAATGCCGGTCTGGCGAGCCGATGATCCGCAAACCTGTGTCGTTAAGGGTTGCGGTAAGGTCTTGGAAGATGAGGCGTTGCTGGCTCAAGTCAGAGTGACCGGAGGCTTACGGTGA